The following are encoded together in the Halictus rubicundus isolate RS-2024b unplaced genomic scaffold, iyHalRubi1_principal scaffold0138, whole genome shotgun sequence genome:
- the LOC143363810 gene encoding uncharacterized protein LOC143363810, which translates to MAESASFAMSRIEPLTSKNYALWSMRLAALIKAKHLYQEVIVQDEPIKDENDAESVARWNDWSRKNGEVCAIIILTLSAEQAMACRNITMAKELWNTIKRRHEGAERQRKTQLKMKLARIEKLEKESIDEYFTRVQSLATEISELGTVIDEGELIYFIIEGLPNKYSEVTTAISSNPNITYETTRETLLRFESKYDKMRNEIEAKAFKVIEQKKGSCYNCGKYGHLARDCRSRPRIQSERGNNTSTERGYRGQHSNNKGNRYGYQGKNNYKSYKDKRTYEHRDEYAMRVRENLDINANILGNGEKTVWMLDSACTSDMSFQSNIISNQRPENTEITTAEHGRSITDESRDLNCNLMSVPSLVKRGKRIILDEYGAEVYEKKTDVEVEKSQRILERLHVDLCGPMPKTSLGGSKYMLWLLKNTALTYMPQSNGLAERANRFLIDMARTLLIDASLPQEFWAEAVWTASYIHNVVPTKRRIIVPLEI; encoded by the exons ATGGCAGAATCGGCATCGTTTGCTATGTCAAGAATAGAGCCATTGACAAGCAAGAATTACGCTCTATGGAGCATGAGATTAGCAGCATTAATTAAGGCGAAACATCTATACCAAGAGGTTATAGTACAAGATGAGCCGATTAAGGACGAAAACGATGCGGAATCTGTTGCGAGATGGAACGATTGGTCGAGAAAAAACGGCGAGGTATGTGCAATTATTATCCTAACACTTTCGGCTGAACAAGCAATGGCGTGTAGAAATATAACTATGGCGAAGGAACTATGGAATACAATAAAAAGGCGGCATGAAGGGGCCGAGCGCCAAAGGAAAACGCAGTTGAAGATGAAACTAGCGCGTATTGAAAAGTTAGAAAAGGAATCAATAGACGAATACTTTACAAGGGTCCAATCTTTAGCAACAGAGATCTCAGAGTTGGGTACTGTCATAGATGAAGGCGAACTAATCTATTTTATTATCGAAGGTTTACCAAATAAGTATAGCGAAGTAACAACTGCGATATCCTCAAATCCTAATATAACGTATGAGACGACGAGAGAGACATTATTAAGGTTCGAGAGTAAATATGATAAGATGAGGAATGAAATAGAAGCCAAGGCATTTAAAGTTATAGAACAGAAGAAAGGTAGCTGCTACAACTGTGGGAAATACGGCCATCTTGCTAGAGATTGTCGAAGCAGGCCAAGAATTCAATCAGAGAGAGGAAATAATACCAGTACCGAAAGAGGCTACAGAGGGCAACACTCGAACAATAAGGGGAATCGATATGGATACCaaggtaaaaataattataagagtTACAAAGACAAACGAACGTACGAACATCGTGATGAATACGCGATGAGGGTTAGAGAAAATCTTGACATCAACGCTAACATATTGGGAAACGGAGAAAAAACTGTCTGGATGTTGGACTCTGCGTGTACTTCTGACATGAGCTTTCAGAGCAACATCATTTCTAATCAAAGGCcagaaaatacagaaataactACCGCTGAGCATGGGCGGAGCATTACAGATGAGAGTCGTG ATCTTAACTGTAACCTTATGTCTGTGCCAAGTTTGGTAAAAAGAGGCAAAAGAATCATTCTTGATGAATACGGTGCTGAAGTCTACGAAAAGAAAACAG ACGTTGAAGTGGAAAAGAGTCAACGAATTTTAGAAAGGCTGCACGTGGACTTGTGTGGTCCTATGCCAAAAACATCTCTCGGTGGAAGTAAATACATGCTG TGGttacttaaaaatactgctcttacatATATGCCTCAAAGCAATGGATTGGCTGAAAGAGCCAATAGATTCCTAATAGACATGGCAAGAACGCTGCTGATAGATGCTAGTTTACCCCAAGAGTTCTGGGCAGAGGCTGTGTGGACTGCGTCATATATTCACAATGTTGTACCAACAAAGAGGAGAATCATAGTACCATTAGAGATATAG